One Longimicrobium sp. genomic window, GAAGGGGCACCGCTACCGCAAGCGAACCCCCGCAATGGCCATCGGGCTGAGCGGCCACGTCTGGACCTGGGAGGAATTCCTGACTCGGAGAATTCATCACTGACGAGTAGAGTCGCTACCTATAGATCCTTCGGCCTGCAATCTGTTGCGCAGACGCTGGTTACAGCGTGGCCGGCCTCAGGATGACGTCCGCCGGGTTGCAGCGTGAATGCACCGATTGATTCCGCGGATTTCGCATCAGCTGCAGGTGGGGCGGCCGTGCGGGAGTGGGAGGGTGCAGGTCTTCGTCGTCCCGTCCTGCGTGATCACCAGCGTGGCGGTGCTGCTGCCGTCGTAGGTGATGACCTCGCGCCCTGAACATTCCCCCGCTACTCTGGTGCAAACGTCCGCCGCACCGGAGCGGCGGGCCGCGCCGCACCCGACGAATCCAGCCGCATGCCGCTCCGCACCCCGCTCCCCGCCTCCGCGCTCGCCGCACTGCTGATCGCGGCGTGCGCCACGGCGTCCACCGTCAACCGCAGCGACGTCGAGTCCGGCCCATCGAACGAAGCGCAGCGCGGCGGCTTGCCCCCCGTACCGGCGCGGAGCGGGACGCTGGCGATCGACGTCGTCTATCCGGCCGAGGGCGCGGAGCTCACCGTCAGCAACAGCAACTTCATCTTCGGCAGCGTGGGCACCGGCGGCGCGCGGCTCACCATCAACGGCGCGCCCGTCGAGGTCGCCGCGAACGGCGCCTTCCTCGCCTTTCTCCCCGTCCCCCCGAACGGCGTGTACGAGCTCTCGGCCGTGGCCGAGGCGCGCGACGGGGGGCAGGCGCAGCGGCAGCAGGCGACGCTGCGCCGCACCGTCCGTGTGCCCGTGCGCCAGGAGCCGCCGTCCGCGGGCGGGCCGCTGGCCATCGTGCAGGGGAGCGTCACGCCGGCGGGGGGGATGACGGTGGTGGAGAACGAGCCGCTGACCGTGCGCTTCCGCGCCACGCCGGGCGCGCGGGCGCGGATCGTGTTCAGCGATGGCACCTCGGCCCCGCTGGTGGAGCGCCGCGCGAGCGAGCGCGTGGAGGGCTTCCAGCAGGACGTGACGCAGCGCCCGCGCGAGTTCTCGGAATACGCGGGCACCTTCCCCGCCTGGCAGTGGATCGCCGGCCCGGCGGGGACGCCGAACGCCACCGTCGCGCCGGTCGATCCGGGCGCGCGGAAGGGGCTGATCGAACTGGTGCGCGGCCAGGACACGCTGCGCATGCCGCTGCGGGTGAACGTGGGCGTGCTGGAGCCCGGCATCACGCGCCAGGCCGTCGCCGTGGCCACGCGCGAGGACAGCGTGGTGATCGGGCAGGCGGTGCCGGGGACGAACACGCCGTACCAGTGGTTCTTCCCCAGCGGCACCGTCTTCACCATCACCGGCGAGCGCGACGGGTTCTACCGCGCGCGGCTGACGCAGGACCTGTCGGTGTGGATCGACGCTCGCACGCTGCGCCTCCTCCCGGAGAACGCGCCCGCGCCGGCGGGGACGGTCGGCACCGTGCGCGTGGTCCCCGCGGCGGAGTGGATCGACCTGCGGCTCTCCACCTCGGACCGCCTGCCGTACCGCGTCACCGCCGACGGCAGCACCGTCGCCGTCGAGGTCTTCGGCGCGGCGACGCGGACCAACTGGGCGCACTACGGGCCGGAGGACGCGTTCGTGCGCCGCGTGTCGTGGGAGCAGCCGCGCAGCGACCTCTTCACCGCGCGGGTGGAGACGGCGGAGCCGGTGTGGGGATGGCGCAGCTTCTACGACGCGGGGGGCACGCTGGTGGTCCGCGTCCGCCGCCCGCCGCGCGTCGACCGCGAGCGCCCGCTGGCGGGGCGATTCATCGGCGTGGACGCGGGGCATCCCCCCGGCGGGGCGATCGGGCCCACGCGGCTGACCGAGGCCGAGGCGAATCTCGCCATCGCCAAGCGGCTGGTGCGTTTGCTGGAGGCGGCGGGCGCGCGCGTGCTGGAGACGCGGCCCGACACCGCCGCCGTCCCGCTCAATCTCCGTCCCGTCCTTGCGGAGCGTGCGAACGTGGAGCTGCTCGTCTCCATCCACAACAACGCGTTCCCCGACGGGGTGAACCCGTTCACCAATGCGGGGACCACGGCGTTCTACAACGCGCCGCAGTCGCTGGAGCTCGCGCGGGGACTGCAGCGCGAGCTGATCGGCGAGCTGGGGCTGCGCGACCTGGGGATCGCGCGCGCCGACCTGGCGCTGGTGCGTGCGACGTGGTTCCCCTCGACGCTGACGGAGACGATGTTCCTGATGGTGCCGCAGCAGGAGGCCGCGCTGCGCGACCCCGCGGTGCAGGAGCGCATCGCCCGGGCGCACTTCCGGGCGATCGAGGCGTTCTTCCGCAGCCGGGCAAGATAGTGCCCAGTGCCCAGTTCGCGGGGGACAGCCTGATCCCGATCACCCTCCCCCCAGTCGGTTTTGGGGGGAGGGAGCGCGAAGCGCGGGGAGGGGGGCCTCCGCGCCGGGCGGGCAGGGAATTCGCCTCCGGCGCCGCTGCTTCGGGTGAGCTCGAAATCGCCTCGAAGCGCAGGCGATGGGCGGGTCGGAGCGGGTGAGAAGAGGGTGGCGGGGATGGACATCGCGACCGCGGGGATGAAACTTTGAGCGCTCCGGGCGCGTAGCCTTCACCCGAACGACCCGATGTGGGAACTGATCCTCATCCTCTTCGTCGTGGCCTGGCTCACCCGCTGGACCGCGGCCGGCTGGGCCAACCGCGGCACCCCCCAGCTGGAGGCGCAGCACACCGCCGAGCTGGCGCGGCTGCGCGAGGAGGTGGATGCGCTCACCGCCCAAGTGGTGCGCCTGCAGGACGAGCAGTCGTTCATGATGCGCCTCCTCACGGACGGCCGGCAGGGCGGCGACGAAGCCGCGCTGCCGGCGCCGGAGGCGGAACCCGACCTTCCGACGACGAACCCGGAGACCCATGGTCACGCGTGAAGACGTGGAGAGCTACCTGCTGCGCGCGGGGCTGGACCACGAAGAGATCAGCGAGGGGATGTGGCTGGTGCGCGCCGGCGCGCCCGACGCCGGCATCGTCATCCACCTGTCGCCGCCGCTGCTGGTGTTCCGCATGAAGGTGATGGACCTGCCGGGCGACGAGCAGCGCTGCGCCGGCCTCTTCCGCCGCCTGCTGGAGCTGAACGCCACCGACCTGGTGCACGCCGCCTACGCGCTGGAGGAGGGCGACGTGATCCTCAGCGAGTCGCTGGAGGTGGAGAACCTGGACTTCAACGAGTTCCAGGCCACCCTCGACTCGTTCCAGATGGCGCTCGCGCAGCACCTGGAGGCGCTTGCCGAGTTCCGCGACTGCGCCCCGGCCCAGGCCTGAACCGAAAGAAACGGAAATGGGACTCTTCGATCGTTTCTCGACGATGCTCAGGTCGAACATCAACGACCTGATCGCCCGGGCCGAGAACCCGGAAAAGATGCTCAACCAGGTGATCGAGGACATGCGCGGCCAGCTTGCCCGGGCAAGGCAGGAGGTCGCGGTGGCCATCGCCGATGCCGCCAAGCTGAAGAAGCAGGCGGATGACGAGCAGAAGCAGGCGGAAGACTGGGAGCAGCGCGCCATGCTGGCCATCCGCCAGGGGCGCGACGACCTGGCCCGCCAGGCGCTGATGCGCCACCAGGAGCACGCCCAGCGCGCGCACGAGCTGTTCGCCACCTGGCAGCGCCACCAGGAAGACACCGACCGGCTGCGCGACGCGCTGCGGCAGCTGAACGAGAAGATCCAGGAGGCGCAGCGCAAGAAGAACCTGCTGATCGCCAAGCAGCGGCGCGCGCAGGCGCAGCGGCGCATCCACGAGACGATGTCGGGCCTCAGCGACTCGTCGGCGTTCGAGGCGTTCGACCGCATGGCCGAGCGCATCGAGCAGAACGAGCGGATGGCGCTGGCCGCCGCCTCGGTCACCGAGGAGCTGACCGGCGACCAGCTGGAGCGCGACTTCAAGGCGCTCGAGGCCGGCTCCGGCACCGACGTGGACTACAAGCTGCTGGAGATGAAGCAGAAGATGGGGATCCTCCCCGCGCCCGCCGCCGCCGAGCCGCGCGCCCTGGGCGCCGGCGAGCAGGCGCCGGCGCAGCCGCAGCCCGCGGCGGCCGCGGCGTCGTCCGCCGGCGCCGCGCCGGGCGGGACGGGGAACGGCACGCCCGCCACGCAGCAGCCCATCCCCATGCCCGCCGGCGGCCCGCCCATCCACGAGGCCGAGCTGCTGGAGGAGTTCGAGGCGCTCGAGGAAGAGGAGCGCGGCCGCGCCTGATCTCCATCGCGATCGAGA contains:
- a CDS encoding N-acetylmuramoyl-L-alanine amidase, translating into MPLRTPLPASALAALLIAACATASTVNRSDVESGPSNEAQRGGLPPVPARSGTLAIDVVYPAEGAELTVSNSNFIFGSVGTGGARLTINGAPVEVAANGAFLAFLPVPPNGVYELSAVAEARDGGQAQRQQATLRRTVRVPVRQEPPSAGGPLAIVQGSVTPAGGMTVVENEPLTVRFRATPGARARIVFSDGTSAPLVERRASERVEGFQQDVTQRPREFSEYAGTFPAWQWIAGPAGTPNATVAPVDPGARKGLIELVRGQDTLRMPLRVNVGVLEPGITRQAVAVATREDSVVIGQAVPGTNTPYQWFFPSGTVFTITGERDGFYRARLTQDLSVWIDARTLRLLPENAPAPAGTVGTVRVVPAAEWIDLRLSTSDRLPYRVTADGSTVAVEVFGAATRTNWAHYGPEDAFVRRVSWEQPRSDLFTARVETAEPVWGWRSFYDAGGTLVVRVRRPPRVDRERPLAGRFIGVDAGHPPGGAIGPTRLTEAEANLAIAKRLVRLLEAAGARVLETRPDTAAVPLNLRPVLAERANVELLVSIHNNAFPDGVNPFTNAGTTAFYNAPQSLELARGLQRELIGELGLRDLGIARADLALVRATWFPSTLTETMFLMVPQQEAALRDPAVQERIARAHFRAIEAFFRSRAR
- a CDS encoding YbjN domain-containing protein; translation: MVTREDVESYLLRAGLDHEEISEGMWLVRAGAPDAGIVIHLSPPLLVFRMKVMDLPGDEQRCAGLFRRLLELNATDLVHAAYALEEGDVILSESLEVENLDFNEFQATLDSFQMALAQHLEALAEFRDCAPAQA
- a CDS encoding PspA/IM30 family protein, which encodes MGLFDRFSTMLRSNINDLIARAENPEKMLNQVIEDMRGQLARARQEVAVAIADAAKLKKQADDEQKQAEDWEQRAMLAIRQGRDDLARQALMRHQEHAQRAHELFATWQRHQEDTDRLRDALRQLNEKIQEAQRKKNLLIAKQRRAQAQRRIHETMSGLSDSSAFEAFDRMAERIEQNERMALAAASVTEELTGDQLERDFKALEAGSGTDVDYKLLEMKQKMGILPAPAAAEPRALGAGEQAPAQPQPAAAAASSAGAAPGGTGNGTPATQQPIPMPAGGPPIHEAELLEEFEALEEEERGRA